A stretch of Bacillus pseudomycoides DNA encodes these proteins:
- a CDS encoding kinase-associated lipoprotein B — MSETFQIGEIVTGIYKTGKYIGEITNSRPGSYVVKVLAVLKHPTQGDLHNVKQADVPFFHERRALAFREQTNIPQPMVKKYEGDIPDYKESLKTALESQMDAFSEDDSPFAKRSLQTLQQLKQDYKL; from the coding sequence ATGAGCGAAACATTCCAAATTGGTGAAATTGTGACAGGCATTTATAAAACAGGAAAATATATCGGCGAAATTACAAACAGCCGTCCTGGGAGCTACGTTGTCAAAGTATTAGCTGTTTTAAAGCATCCTACGCAAGGTGATTTACATAATGTAAAACAAGCTGATGTACCATTTTTCCATGAACGACGTGCTTTAGCTTTTCGCGAACAAACAAACATTCCGCAACCAATGGTGAAAAAATATGAAGGGGATATCCCGGATTATAAAGAATCTCTGAAGACAGCATTAGAATCACAAATGGATGCATTCTCAGAAGATGATTCTCCGTTTGCAAAGCGCAGTTTACAGACGCTTCAGCAGTTAAAACAAGATTACAAACTGTAA
- the kapD gene encoding 3'-5' exonuclease KapD, giving the protein MDEKQFLFLDFEFTMPQNRKKPKGFFPEIIEVGLVSVVDCVVEDTYASYVRPETFSCLTERCKKFLGINQEAVNGGISFLELVEKLVQYEKRCPTTIVTWGNMDMKVLRHNCEAVGVAFPFSGQCRDLSLEYKRFFGERNQTGLWKAIEAYGKIGTGKHHCALDDAMTTYNIFKLVEKDKEYLVKPSPPTLGELIDFSKVLKKVSTQ; this is encoded by the coding sequence ATGGATGAAAAACAATTTTTATTTTTAGATTTCGAGTTCACGATGCCTCAAAATAGGAAAAAACCAAAGGGATTTTTCCCAGAGATTATTGAGGTGGGACTCGTATCAGTTGTTGATTGCGTAGTGGAAGATACGTATGCATCTTATGTAAGACCGGAAACTTTTTCTTGCTTAACAGAGCGGTGCAAAAAATTTTTAGGTATTAATCAGGAAGCGGTAAATGGAGGGATTTCGTTTTTGGAACTGGTCGAAAAACTTGTCCAATATGAAAAACGTTGCCCGACAACGATTGTCACGTGGGGTAATATGGATATGAAAGTATTGAGGCATAATTGTGAGGCGGTAGGCGTAGCATTTCCTTTTTCAGGGCAGTGCCGAGATTTATCGCTCGAGTATAAACGTTTTTTTGGAGAACGGAATCAAACAGGATTATGGAAAGCGATTGAGGCATATGGGAAAATAGGAACAGGAAAGCATCATTGCGCGCTTGATGATGCGATGACGACCTATAATATTTTTAAGCTGGTCGAAAAGGACAAAGAATATTTAGTAAAGCCATCACCACCCACTTTAGGGGAGCTTATCGATTTTTCAAAAGTGTTAAAGAAAGTGAGCACACAATAG
- a CDS encoding ArsB/NhaD family transporter gives MEFLHETTQEIANWQYYFAIAVFLITYAIIISEKINRAVIALLGAALMVIVGVVDLHNAFTKHIEWGTITLLIGMMILVNITSKSGVFQYVAIKAAKQAKGSPIKILISLSLLTAIGSAFLDNVTTVLLVVPVTLSITRILQVNPVPYLLSEIIFSNIGGTATLIGDPPNIMIGSSNKHLDFNAFLFNLAPIVIIIIAVTATILYFMYRKQLIADPVQVKKLMSLDEKQYIKDPVLMKKSLTVLGLTILGFMTHSIFHIDAAIIALTGATILMLIGVKEHEIEEVFAHVEWVTIFFFAGLFVLVGGLIDIGLIKMLAQKVINLTGGDISYASILILWVSGIASATIDNIPFVATMIPLINDMAVGLGLSPSDAQIDVLWWSLALGACLGGNGTLIGASANVIVAGIASREGHKFSYMDFLKFGFPIMIVSLIISHIYIYLRYLM, from the coding sequence ATGGAATTTTTGCACGAAACAACGCAAGAAATTGCAAACTGGCAATATTACTTTGCAATCGCAGTCTTTTTAATTACATATGCCATTATCATTTCAGAAAAAATTAATCGTGCTGTTATTGCGCTTCTTGGCGCGGCACTTATGGTAATAGTAGGTGTTGTTGATTTACACAATGCTTTTACAAAACATATCGAGTGGGGAACAATTACACTACTGATTGGTATGATGATTTTAGTTAATATCACGAGTAAATCAGGCGTGTTCCAATATGTCGCGATTAAAGCTGCTAAACAAGCGAAAGGAAGTCCAATTAAAATTTTAATTTCTCTTTCTTTACTTACCGCGATTGGTTCCGCATTTCTAGATAACGTAACAACGGTACTTCTTGTTGTTCCAGTTACTTTATCTATTACGCGCATTTTACAAGTAAATCCTGTTCCATATTTACTTTCCGAAATTATTTTCTCAAATATTGGGGGAACTGCAACACTAATTGGTGACCCACCAAACATTATGATTGGTTCTTCAAATAAACATTTAGACTTTAATGCTTTCTTATTCAACTTAGCGCCAATCGTAATTATCATTATCGCTGTGACAGCAACAATCCTTTACTTTATGTATCGCAAACAATTAATTGCTGATCCTGTACAAGTAAAAAAATTAATGAGTTTAGATGAGAAACAATACATTAAAGATCCTGTATTAATGAAAAAATCTTTAACAGTCCTTGGACTTACAATTCTCGGCTTCATGACTCATTCCATTTTCCACATTGATGCAGCGATAATTGCACTAACAGGTGCTACTATCCTTATGCTAATCGGTGTAAAAGAACATGAAATTGAAGAAGTATTTGCTCACGTAGAGTGGGTTACAATTTTCTTCTTTGCTGGTCTATTCGTACTTGTTGGTGGACTTATCGATATCGGACTCATTAAAATGCTAGCCCAAAAAGTAATTAATTTAACAGGCGGGGATATTTCTTACGCATCTATCCTTATTTTATGGGTATCTGGTATTGCATCAGCAACAATTGATAACATTCCATTCGTTGCAACAATGATCCCGCTTATTAACGATATGGCAGTCGGTCTTGGTCTATCACCTTCTGATGCACAAATCGATGTACTATGGTGGTCGTTAGCATTAGGAGCTTGCCTAGGTGGAAACGGAACATTAATCGGTGCTTCCGCTAACGTAATCGTAGCAGGAATTGCAAGCCGTGAAGGACATAAATTTAGCTACATGGACTTCTTAAAATTCGGTTTCCCGATTATGATCGTTTCATTAATTATTTCTCACATTTATATCTATTTACGTTACTTAATGTAG
- a CDS encoding DNA alkylation repair protein: MHPFVKALQQHFVAHQNPEKAAPMARYMKNHFSFLGIQTSERRKLLREVIQVHKLPDKEEFQIVIRELWSLPEREFQAAALDLLQKYKKHLDKTHIPFLEELIITKSWWDSVDGIVPTFLGDIFLKHSEVIPTYIPKWIASENIWLQRSAILFQLKYKKQMDEKLLFSIIGQLKSSKEFFIQKAIGWVLREYAKTSPNVVWEYTQNNALAPLSKREAIKHIRATMSVPSE; the protein is encoded by the coding sequence ATGCACCCATTTGTAAAAGCCTTACAGCAACATTTCGTTGCACATCAAAACCCTGAAAAAGCAGCACCGATGGCTCGATATATGAAAAACCACTTCTCATTCCTCGGTATTCAAACATCGGAAAGAAGAAAGCTATTACGCGAAGTAATACAAGTACATAAACTTCCAGACAAAGAGGAATTTCAAATCGTCATTCGTGAACTTTGGTCTTTACCAGAACGCGAATTTCAAGCCGCCGCTCTTGATTTATTGCAGAAATATAAAAAACATCTCGATAAAACCCACATCCCGTTCTTAGAGGAGCTCATTATAACAAAGTCGTGGTGGGATTCCGTTGATGGTATCGTTCCTACCTTCTTAGGAGACATCTTCTTGAAACATTCGGAGGTCATTCCTACCTATATTCCGAAATGGATTGCTTCAGAAAATATATGGTTACAGCGTTCCGCGATCTTATTTCAGCTGAAGTATAAAAAACAAATGGATGAAAAACTTCTCTTCTCAATCATTGGACAACTCAAATCTTCAAAAGAATTTTTTATCCAAAAAGCAATTGGTTGGGTACTTCGTGAATATGCGAAAACGAGCCCGAATGTTGTATGGGAATACACTCAAAACAACGCACTTGCTCCCTTAAGCAAACGAGAAGCAATTAAGCATATTCGTGCAACAATGAGCGTTCCCTCAGAATAA
- a CDS encoding glycine--tRNA ligase: protein MYSMEQVVNLAKHRGFVFPGSEIYGGLANTWDYGPLGIELKNNVKKAWWKKFIQESPYNVGLDAAILMNPKTWIASGHVGNFNDPMIDCKKCKARHRADKLIEDALDAKGIEMIVDGLTFDQMADLMKEHEVKCPDCGSQEFTEIRQFNLMFKTFQGVTESSTNEIFLRPETAQGIFVNFKNVQRSMRKKLPFGIGQIGKSFRNEITPGNFTFRTREFEQMELEFFCKPGEELEWFTFWRNTCKNWLLSLGMNEESMRLRDHGEEELSHYSNATTDIEFKFPFGWGELWGVASRTDFDLKRHMEHSNEDFNYIDPQTNERYVPYCIEPSLGADRVTLAFLCDAYEEEQLENDSRTVLRFHPALAPYKAAILPLSKKLSEGAGEVFAELAKDFVVDFDETGSIGKRYRRQDEIGTPFCITYDFDSVEDKAVTVRDRDTMEQVRMPISELKGFLEKKIQF from the coding sequence ATGTATTCAATGGAACAAGTTGTAAACTTAGCGAAGCATCGTGGTTTTGTTTTCCCTGGTTCTGAAATTTATGGTGGTCTTGCAAACACTTGGGATTACGGTCCACTTGGTATCGAACTAAAAAATAACGTAAAAAAAGCTTGGTGGAAAAAATTCATTCAAGAATCTCCATACAACGTTGGTTTAGATGCAGCAATTTTAATGAACCCAAAAACTTGGATAGCTTCTGGTCACGTTGGTAACTTTAACGATCCAATGATCGACTGTAAAAAGTGTAAAGCGCGTCACCGTGCTGATAAATTAATCGAAGATGCTTTAGATGCAAAAGGTATCGAAATGATCGTTGATGGTCTTACTTTCGATCAAATGGCTGATTTAATGAAAGAACACGAAGTAAAATGCCCAGATTGCGGTAGCCAAGAGTTCACAGAAATCCGTCAATTCAACTTAATGTTTAAAACATTCCAAGGTGTTACTGAATCTAGCACGAACGAAATTTTCCTTCGTCCTGAAACAGCACAAGGTATTTTCGTAAACTTCAAAAACGTACAACGTTCTATGCGTAAAAAGCTTCCATTCGGCATTGGTCAAATTGGTAAAAGTTTCCGTAACGAAATTACGCCTGGTAACTTCACATTCCGTACACGTGAATTCGAACAAATGGAACTTGAATTCTTCTGTAAGCCTGGTGAAGAATTAGAATGGTTCACATTCTGGCGTAACACTTGTAAAAACTGGTTGCTATCACTTGGTATGAACGAAGAAAGCATGCGCCTTCGTGACCATGGTGAAGAAGAATTATCTCACTACAGTAACGCAACAACTGATATTGAATTCAAATTCCCATTCGGCTGGGGCGAACTTTGGGGCGTAGCATCTCGTACAGACTTCGACTTAAAACGTCACATGGAACATTCTAACGAAGACTTTAACTATATCGATCCACAAACGAACGAACGTTATGTACCATACTGCATTGAGCCATCTCTTGGCGCAGACCGCGTAACATTAGCATTTTTATGTGATGCATACGAAGAGGAGCAATTAGAAAACGACTCTCGTACAGTTCTTCGTTTCCACCCTGCTTTAGCACCATACAAAGCAGCAATCTTACCATTATCTAAAAAGCTATCTGAAGGTGCTGGAGAAGTGTTCGCAGAACTAGCAAAAGACTTCGTGGTAGACTTTGACGAAACTGGTTCTATCGGTAAACGTTACCGTCGTCAAGACGAAATCGGTACACCATTCTGTATCACATATGACTTCGACTCAGTTGAAGACAAAGCTGTTACAGTACGTGACCGTGACACAATGGAACAAGTTCGTATGCCAATTAGTGAACTAAAAGGCTTCTTAGAGAAGAAAATTCAGTTTTAA
- a CDS encoding hotdog fold thioesterase — MPKTLMDALGIELLEMTEEKVVATMPVDGRTHQPLGFLHGGASVALAETVASVGAYNLIDQEKCICFGLEINANHIRSKRDGLVTAIGTPIHKGQTTMVWDVRIIDENDDLLCISRCTVAIKEKQKK; from the coding sequence ATGCCAAAAACATTAATGGATGCACTTGGGATTGAACTGTTAGAAATGACAGAAGAGAAAGTGGTAGCGACCATGCCGGTAGACGGACGTACACACCAACCGCTTGGCTTTTTACATGGTGGTGCATCAGTTGCATTAGCAGAAACTGTAGCGAGCGTAGGGGCTTATAATTTAATTGATCAAGAAAAATGCATTTGTTTTGGACTTGAAATCAATGCGAATCATATTCGCTCGAAACGTGATGGACTCGTAACAGCAATCGGTACTCCAATCCATAAAGGACAAACAACAATGGTTTGGGATGTGCGCATCATTGATGAAAATGATGATTTATTGTGCATTTCAAGATGTACAGTAGCGATTAAAGAAAAACAGAAAAAATAA
- a CDS encoding DUF3298 and DUF4163 domain-containing protein: MRNKFCILLLFLSLLIIVPNCTNAAHPSNMTINIKTVTQKGKKPYLEYHISRPYFSNFYDSKFQQKLNTYYKTNTDRFKTTVAKEAKKYYKEAQESNAPFHPYIANVDYKVTLQQSPLLSLYLNYYQYTGGAHGIYTWKANTFDLKEKKILSLADLFQKNSNYKDIIRTEAVRQIKQNESIYFPDAAEKVMSTKKFNYFLEPDNLVVYFSLYEIAPYASGISQFRIPYTLLRDSLKPNYQNILIDNK, from the coding sequence ATGAGAAATAAATTTTGTATTCTATTACTCTTTCTCTCCTTGCTCATTATTGTACCAAATTGTACGAATGCAGCCCACCCTTCTAACATGACAATCAATATTAAGACCGTTACACAAAAAGGTAAGAAACCTTATTTAGAATATCACATTAGTAGGCCTTACTTTAGTAATTTTTACGATTCAAAATTTCAGCAGAAGTTGAATACATACTATAAAACAAATACAGACCGTTTTAAAACAACAGTAGCAAAAGAAGCGAAAAAATACTATAAAGAAGCTCAGGAATCAAATGCTCCTTTTCATCCGTATATTGCAAACGTTGATTATAAAGTCACATTACAACAGTCTCCCTTGCTTAGCTTATATTTAAATTATTATCAATATACAGGCGGAGCACATGGCATCTATACATGGAAGGCAAATACATTTGATTTAAAAGAAAAGAAGATACTCAGTCTAGCTGATTTATTTCAAAAAAACAGCAACTATAAAGATATCATTCGGACAGAAGCCGTTAGACAAATTAAACAAAATGAAAGTATTTACTTTCCAGATGCAGCTGAAAAAGTCATGAGCACAAAGAAATTCAACTATTTTTTAGAACCAGATAACCTTGTCGTCTATTTCTCTTTATATGAAATCGCTCCTTATGCAAGTGGAATTTCGCAATTTCGTATTCCATACACATTACTCAGAGATTCACTAAAGCCTAACTATCAAAACATTTTAATTGACAATAAATAG
- a CDS encoding biotin transporter BioY, which translates to MKQLRALDLALAAMFVALMAIGANIVSWAPFLQVAGVPLSMQPFFAILAGLLLGSRLGALSMTVYMLVGAAGAPIFANFKAGFGALLDPTGGFIIAFIIVAYVSGKLVEQREKPQFSTFAIASFTGIILTYIIGTTYMYAAVNFWMGGNMSYKAAWVIMMWFAVKDIIFTIIGAIIAPRIYYAVRRSAYQHSHSTL; encoded by the coding sequence ATGAAACAATTACGCGCTTTAGATTTAGCATTAGCTGCTATGTTCGTTGCCCTCATGGCAATTGGTGCGAATATCGTATCTTGGGCACCGTTTTTACAAGTAGCTGGTGTTCCGCTTTCTATGCAACCATTTTTCGCAATTTTAGCGGGGCTTCTTCTTGGAAGTAGACTTGGTGCCTTATCTATGACTGTTTATATGCTTGTTGGAGCTGCAGGAGCACCAATTTTCGCGAATTTCAAAGCGGGGTTTGGTGCATTGTTGGATCCTACCGGTGGTTTTATTATCGCATTTATTATTGTTGCTTACGTATCAGGAAAATTAGTAGAACAAAGAGAAAAACCACAGTTCAGTACATTCGCAATTGCATCTTTTACCGGAATTATTTTAACTTATATCATTGGTACTACTTATATGTATGCGGCTGTAAACTTCTGGATGGGTGGAAATATGAGTTACAAAGCAGCTTGGGTAATTATGATGTGGTTTGCAGTTAAAGATATTATTTTTACAATTATCGGCGCTATCATTGCACCTCGCATATATTATGCAGTTCGTCGCTCCGCTTATCAACATTCACATTCGACACTATAA
- the galU gene encoding UTP--glucose-1-phosphate uridylyltransferase GalU: MKKVRKAIIPAAGLGTRFLPATKAMPKEMLPIVDKPTIQYIVEEAVASGIEDIIIVTGKGKRSIEDHFDNAFELEQNLLEKKKYELLEKVQASSKMVDIHYIRQKEPKGLGHAVWCARKFIGDEPFAVLLGDDIVQAEKPCLRQLMDEYDKTLSSVIGVQTVPEAETHRYGIIDPLEQEGRRYQVRKFVEKPAQGTAPSNLAIMGRYILTPEIFMFLEQQHIGAGGEIQLTDAIQSLNEIQRVFAYDFEGTRYDVGEKLGFVQTTIEMALQHEELRDDMLVMMKKILEEQTN; the protein is encoded by the coding sequence ATGAAAAAAGTAAGGAAAGCGATTATTCCTGCTGCGGGATTAGGAACTCGTTTTTTACCAGCAACAAAAGCAATGCCAAAAGAAATGCTTCCAATTGTAGATAAGCCAACGATCCAATACATTGTAGAAGAAGCGGTGGCATCTGGAATTGAAGATATTATTATTGTTACGGGTAAAGGAAAACGCTCTATTGAAGATCATTTTGATAATGCATTCGAATTAGAACAAAATCTATTAGAGAAGAAAAAATATGAGTTGCTTGAAAAAGTACAAGCTTCTTCTAAAATGGTTGATATTCACTATATCCGTCAAAAAGAGCCAAAAGGACTAGGGCATGCAGTTTGGTGTGCGCGTAAGTTCATTGGTGACGAGCCATTTGCTGTTTTACTAGGTGATGATATTGTTCAAGCTGAAAAACCATGTTTACGTCAATTAATGGATGAATATGATAAAACACTTTCTTCTGTTATTGGTGTGCAAACAGTGCCTGAAGCAGAAACACATCGCTACGGAATCATTGATCCGCTAGAACAAGAAGGGCGTCGTTATCAAGTACGAAAGTTTGTTGAGAAACCAGCGCAAGGCACAGCACCTTCAAACTTAGCGATTATGGGACGATACATTTTAACACCCGAAATCTTTATGTTTTTAGAGCAGCAGCATATCGGTGCTGGTGGTGAAATTCAATTAACAGATGCAATCCAAAGTTTAAATGAAATTCAACGTGTATTTGCTTATGACTTTGAAGGAACGCGTTACGATGTTGGAGAAAAATTAGGATTTGTTCAAACGACAATTGAAATGGCACTGCAGCATGAAGAGTTAAGAGATGACATGCTTGTTATGATGAAGAAGATTTTAGAAGAGCAAACGAATTAA
- a CDS encoding phospho-sugar mutase, translated as MDWKQEYSRWLSYTNLDAELKEQLENMQQDEKKIEDSFYKNLEFGTGGMRGELGAGTNRLNVYTVRKATKGLAHFIEKLGEEAKKSGVVVAYDSRHKSPEFAMEVAATLGAHGITTYVFESLRPTPVLSFAVRYLHTVSGIVLTASHNPPEYNGYKVYGEDGGQLPPKEADELISYVNEVEDELTVEVADVEQLKADGLLHIIGKEVDDAYLEQLKTVIINKEMVQEVGKELKIVFTPLHGTSNIPVRRGLEAVGFTDVTVVKEQELPDPNFSTVKSPNPEEHAAFELAIRDGEKVDADVLIATDPDADRLGVAVRNHAGKYQVLTGNQTGALMLDYLLSQKKQNGTLPENGVVLKTIVTSEIGRTIAKAYGLDTVDTLTGFKFIGEKIKQYEESGQYEFQFGYEESYGYLIRPFCRDKDAVQSVLFACEVAAYYKSQGKTLYEGLLEVFAKYGFFREDLVSLTLKGKDGAEKIQEMMASFRENPPKEVADLKVDAVEDYKASMITTLEDGSKEEIHLPKSNVLKYQLADGSWFCLRPSGTEPKIKFYFGVKDDSLQNSEQKLLDIKEDVMDRL; from the coding sequence ATGGATTGGAAACAAGAATATAGTCGCTGGCTATCCTATACAAACTTAGATGCAGAATTAAAAGAACAGCTAGAAAATATGCAGCAAGATGAAAAAAAAATAGAAGATAGCTTCTATAAAAACTTAGAATTCGGTACAGGTGGTATGCGTGGAGAGCTTGGTGCTGGTACGAATCGTTTGAACGTATATACAGTTCGAAAGGCAACAAAGGGACTAGCGCATTTTATTGAAAAATTAGGTGAAGAAGCGAAGAAAAGCGGCGTTGTTGTTGCGTATGATTCCCGTCATAAATCACCTGAATTTGCAATGGAAGTAGCGGCAACTCTTGGCGCGCATGGTATTACGACATATGTATTTGAAAGTTTACGTCCAACACCAGTACTTTCTTTCGCAGTGCGTTATTTACATACAGTAAGTGGAATCGTTCTTACGGCGAGTCATAACCCACCTGAATATAACGGCTATAAAGTGTATGGAGAAGATGGTGGACAATTACCACCAAAAGAAGCAGACGAGTTAATTAGCTACGTAAACGAAGTAGAAGATGAATTAACAGTAGAAGTTGCTGATGTGGAGCAATTGAAAGCGGACGGATTATTACATATCATTGGAAAAGAAGTAGATGATGCATACTTAGAACAATTAAAAACAGTTATCATCAATAAAGAAATGGTACAAGAGGTTGGCAAAGAGTTAAAAATCGTCTTTACGCCATTACATGGAACATCTAATATTCCAGTACGTCGCGGTTTAGAAGCAGTTGGATTTACAGATGTAACAGTTGTAAAAGAACAAGAGTTACCAGATCCAAACTTTTCAACAGTAAAATCACCAAACCCAGAAGAGCACGCAGCATTTGAACTTGCGATTCGTGATGGAGAAAAAGTGGACGCAGATGTGTTAATTGCAACAGACCCAGATGCAGACCGTCTTGGTGTAGCTGTTCGTAATCATGCTGGTAAGTATCAAGTGTTAACAGGGAACCAAACAGGTGCGTTAATGCTGGATTATTTACTATCACAAAAGAAACAAAATGGCACACTTCCAGAAAATGGTGTTGTATTAAAAACAATCGTAACTTCTGAAATCGGCCGTACAATTGCGAAAGCATACGGTTTAGATACAGTAGATACGTTAACAGGATTTAAATTTATCGGCGAAAAGATTAAGCAATATGAAGAAAGTGGACAATATGAATTCCAATTTGGCTATGAAGAAAGCTATGGCTACTTAATTCGTCCATTCTGTCGTGATAAAGATGCAGTACAATCTGTATTGTTTGCATGTGAAGTTGCAGCATACTATAAATCACAAGGCAAAACGTTATACGAAGGTTTATTAGAAGTATTTGCGAAGTACGGATTCTTCCGTGAAGACCTTGTATCGTTAACGTTAAAAGGAAAAGATGGTGCGGAGAAGATTCAAGAAATGATGGCATCATTCCGTGAAAATCCACCAAAAGAAGTAGCGGATTTAAAAGTAGATGCAGTAGAGGATTATAAAGCAAGCATGATTACAACTCTAGAAGATGGAAGTAAGGAAGAGATTCACTTACCAAAATCAAATGTGTTAAAATATCAATTAGCGGATGGTTCTTGGTTCTGCTTACGCCCATCTGGAACAGAGCCAAAAATCAAGTTTTACTTTGGTGTAAAAGATGATTCCTTACAAAATAGTGAACAAAAGTTACTTGATATTAAAGAAGATGTTATGGATCGTTTATAA
- the cdaS gene encoding sporulation-specific diadenylate cyclase CdaS yields MEEWGLSEELKIKTKQMIEVVEAELRGMKQTVEQDGECILCKMEEIHHLLSNVQTLAASYYLKAYLSPYTSGYASITTAIQHLGDRKHGALIVVERTDSLDSLIQTGTKLEAYLTVPLLESIFYPGNPLHDGAVLIKGNHIVSAANILPLTKSIEIDSKLGTRHRAAIGLSEKSDALILVVSEETGRTSFTLNGTLYTISL; encoded by the coding sequence ATGGAAGAATGGGGATTATCTGAAGAATTAAAAATAAAGACGAAACAAATGATCGAAGTTGTAGAAGCTGAATTACGTGGCATGAAGCAAACCGTTGAACAAGACGGTGAATGTATTTTATGTAAGATGGAAGAAATTCATCATTTGCTAAGCAATGTGCAAACATTGGCAGCTTCTTATTATTTAAAGGCATATTTATCACCCTATACATCCGGTTATGCTTCCATTACAACAGCAATTCAGCATTTAGGTGATAGAAAACATGGTGCGTTAATTGTTGTAGAAAGAACCGATTCGCTTGATTCCCTTATCCAAACTGGAACAAAACTTGAAGCGTATTTAACCGTTCCACTGTTGGAATCTATCTTTTATCCGGGCAATCCGCTTCATGACGGAGCTGTTCTCATTAAAGGAAACCACATTGTTTCAGCTGCAAACATTCTCCCTCTAACGAAAAGTATAGAAATTGATTCAAAACTAGGAACACGGCACCGAGCTGCAATTGGTTTATCAGAAAAAAGCGATGCACTCATATTAGTTGTCTCCGAAGAAACAGGTCGCACATCCTTTACTTTAAACGGAACCTTATATACCATTTCATTATGA